In the genome of Synchiropus splendidus isolate RoL2022-P1 chromosome 13, RoL_Sspl_1.0, whole genome shotgun sequence, the window CTGTATCTCACCTGGATCTACTTTGATCTTCTTCAGGTACCAGTTGAGGATTTCTGTGCGTCCTTTCACATCTGGCTTGGGCACAGTGACCTGCATGTCGAAGCGCCCTGGGCGGACCAAAGCACTGCAAAAAGTAAACTGCTACTTCAGTAGCTCAGCGATGCAGCCGTGTCTACAGAGCAGAAGCAGACATACTTATCTAAAGCCTCAGGGAAGTTGGTCGCTCCAATGATGATCACAccttcatttgttttaaaactaaacaaaagaataaatagTCTTCACCTTATGGTTTCAGTTTACAATTCCCCTGTTGCTCTGGggaataaattaaaattaaaaaacaacactTTAAAGAGATTGGTTGATGCTCACCCATCCATCTCAGCAAGAAGTTGATTGATGGTCTGTCTGGAGTACGGGTGCATCGGAGACTCGATTCTTTTCCCACCTACACTGTCCAGCTCATCGATAAAGATCACACAAGGTGCATTAGCCTTGGCTTCCCCTGAAGACAAGCAACAACAGATAAGTCACTTCCACCGAATCATTGGGAGGTTGGACTAAAACTAAAGTCCTACTGAAAAGGTTTCTGATGCGACTGGCTCCCACTCCAACAAACATCTCATCAAACTCGGACCCAGAGGCGTAGTAGAAGGGCACGTCTGCTTCTCCGGCCACAGCTCTGGCCAGAAGGGTCTTGCCAGTCCCAGGAGGGCCGACCAGCAACACGCCTGAGGGTAACAGGAAATTTAACAAGGGCACTTTTCAAGAACTTTGATACTTCAAAGTGAAATTCCAATACCTTTGGGCAGTTTTCCTCCAAGAACGGTAAACTTCTGCGGGTTTTTTAAGAACTCGACCACTTCCTGCAGCTCATTCTTGGCTTCTTCAACGCCTTTGACGTGttcaaatgtcacatttttcatttgcacGGGATCCACTCCTGAGTCCAGGCCTGTTGTGGTTCGGAACCGCACTGTCAAAAATGGTTCGATTGAAGCATTGATTTAACCACACCATCAAATGCACATTTAGTTTATTGGGACAGAAATGAGTCGTTACCCGACATGAAGGGGGTCTTTGACAGACCGTAAATTCCAGCTATCAGTAGAACCAACAGGATGAGCCGAGTCCTTCGTAGAGagtctgaaaatgaaacaaacattgcATGAATTCTGAAGAcaagcttttgttttgtgttttgttgtgtttctgttttttagaCAGCATGACGGCAAACGgcagcactttcctagttggtgggatccccactgaccattgcaataaagctgattcaaCTTGCCTTGAGTACGTTGTGTTAGGACTTGCGCTTTCAAGAAACCCTCGGCGAAGCCCCTCTTAAAAGCATCCTGATGTCCGTCCGGTATGTTCTTGCTTTTGGTCAGGCTCTCGAGGCTATCCACGTCAATCATTTTCTCACGATTCAAAAACCCCTGCAGGGGACGTGACGAGGTGGGTTGCTTGGTTCAAACGGAGGAAACAATGAGACGATAACAAACACAACCCATACTTTACCTTCATGAAGGTGGGTGTGAAGGGTTCAGGCTCAATCGTTCGAACAAAATCTGACTGCAGTCGTCTGGTTTTGGTCCTTAAAGTTTTAAAGCCACGTCTCTGGACCCACACTGAAATAATGAACTGTTAATGAAGTACATAGCGCATCATTTTTCCAGTATTAACTGAATGGAACCTGAATGCTGCTGTAAATCCTGGCAAACCATTTGAAGTGCAGAGAGGCGCTTCCTGGGAAGAAACGGACTGGTCACATGATTCAGTGAAAAACCTGCAAGAAAGGTAGGTAAATAATTTAAGCAAATAAATGATTATATAATGGTAATGTTCCATAATTTCATTTCCTCACCATTCTTGTTTTCATAAAAGGAATATGAAGAACAATGTGAAGTTCTCCAGCAAGTAGAATCCACAGGTCGACTACATGTTTCCTGGGATTTCAGACCTGGCAACACACTGCTCACCAGCTCATCCAGCTGCTCGACCCCCAAGTCAGACAAGCCAAACTCTCGCAGGTTTAGCATGTGCTGAAGACGAGAAGCAGTGTGTCAACAAAAGCAGCGACACACACTTTGACTGCTTTGATCATGGGTACCTCTTGGGGCTGGGGTTCTCCGTCACGTTCTTTTTTGGCTTTGACAGAAGCATTGCTGCTCCCTCCAACAGAATTCTTCAGGGAATGGAGAACGTTGATGAGGTGACTTAGTGGAACAGTCACCTGTAAGCACAAGTACCAACTTGACAAAAGCGCACTACTTCAACAGCGCACCAAGTGACAGTTCAACTAATATGTACGAAGCGTAACCTAATTAAATAGGACTGGACACCGTATTTTTGAGGTGCCGGAATATGTGCGTGAATATTGTATGTTATCTCCTCATCCCATTCAGCCATATGGGCGCATTTTATTTAGTTCACATATAACATGGTGGAATAGTATCGATGATATCTGACATaacagtaaacaaacagaaagtaAAAGGGTCGTATTAACATGACGCTAAGGTGACATAGGCGCATTTTATGTAGTTCATATGTTAACAAGCAACATGGTGGAATATTTACCGATGATATGTCTGACATAACAGTTAACAAACAGAAAGTAAAAGGGTCGTTGTAACATGACGCTAAGGTGACAGCTAGCCACACAGTGGCAAGCTAACATCGCTAACACCGAGGCCTTTAGCTCGTTTTCTCACCTGAGGTTGAACAGTCGctgacaatgaaaacatcttGATAGTTTTTTTTAGAACAACAACCGCGCTTTAAATACTAGTTGCATCAGTGTTCCTGAGTAAGACGTCCTTATGCCACTTCCATAACAACAGAACACCGGAAATAAACCGGAAGTGACATAGACTAGTTCTGTGGCgac includes:
- the yme1l1b gene encoding ATP-dependent zinc metalloprotease YME1L1b isoform X1: MFSLSATVQPQVTVPLSHLINVLHSLKNSVGGSSNASVKAKKERDGEPQPQEHMLNLREFGLSDLGVEQLDELVSSVLPGLKSQETCSRPVDSTCWRTSHCSSYSFYENKNGFSLNHVTSPFLPRKRLSALQMVCQDLQQHSVWVQRRGFKTLRTKTRRLQSDFVRTIEPEPFTPTFMKGFLNREKMIDVDSLESLTKSKNIPDGHQDAFKRGFAEGFLKAQVLTQRTQDSLRRTRLILLVLLIAGIYGLSKTPFMSVRFRTTTGLDSGVDPVQMKNVTFEHVKGVEEAKNELQEVVEFLKNPQKFTVLGGKLPKGVLLVGPPGTGKTLLARAVAGEADVPFYYASGSEFDEMFVGVGASRIRNLFREAKANAPCVIFIDELDSVGGKRIESPMHPYSRQTINQLLAEMDGFKTNEGVIIIGATNFPEALDNALVRPGRFDMQVTVPKPDVKGRTEILNWYLKKIKVDPAIEAKIIARGTVGFSGADLENLVNQAALKAAVDGKDMVSMKELEFAKDKILMGPERRSAEIDKKNRQITAYHESGHAIVAFYTKDAMPINKATIMPRGPSLGHVSMLPENDRWSETRSQLLAQMDVSMGGRVAEEMIFGHENITTGASSDFDSATKIAKMMVTRFGMCEKLGVMTYKDMTAQSPETQAAVENEVRVLLKESYDRAKTLLKSHAKEHKNLADALLMYETLDAKEIQMVLEGKTLDSR
- the yme1l1b gene encoding ATP-dependent zinc metalloprotease YME1L1b isoform X2, with translation MFSLSATVQPQVTVPLSHLINVLHSLKNSVGGSSNASVKAKKERDGEPQPQEHMLNLREFGLSDLGVEQLDELVSSVLPGLKSQETCSRPVDSTCWRTSHCSSYSFYENKNGFSLNHVTSPFLPRKRLSALQMVCQDLQQHSVWVQRRGFKTLRTKTRRLQSDFVRTIEPEPFTPTFMKGFLNREKMIDVDSLESLTKSKNIPDGHQDAFKRGFAEGFLKAQVLTQRTQDSLRRTRLILLVLLIAGIYGLSKTPFMSGLDSGVDPVQMKNVTFEHVKGVEEAKNELQEVVEFLKNPQKFTVLGGKLPKGVLLVGPPGTGKTLLARAVAGEADVPFYYASGSEFDEMFVGVGASRIRNLFREAKANAPCVIFIDELDSVGGKRIESPMHPYSRQTINQLLAEMDGFKTNEGVIIIGATNFPEALDNALVRPGRFDMQVTVPKPDVKGRTEILNWYLKKIKVDPAIEAKIIARGTVGFSGADLENLVNQAALKAAVDGKDMVSMKELEFAKDKILMGPERRSAEIDKKNRQITAYHESGHAIVAFYTKDAMPINKATIMPRGPSLGHVSMLPENDRWSETRSQLLAQMDVSMGGRVAEEMIFGHENITTGASSDFDSATKIAKMMVTRFGMCEKLGVMTYKDMTAQSPETQAAVENEVRVLLKESYDRAKTLLKSHAKEHKNLADALLMYETLDAKEIQMVLEGKTLDSR